Proteins found in one Triticum urartu cultivar G1812 chromosome 4, Tu2.1, whole genome shotgun sequence genomic segment:
- the LOC125554749 gene encoding uncharacterized protein LOC125554749: MVADAQSSNSMAGSSSSAAEKHVDRLVFSYLSSSIHFHLLSYMSYLALLVHLFMNCDQLNDLFVELSSMLDHDRQNSGKATVLGDAARVLRDLITQVESLRKEQSTLLTEHQYVSSEKTKLQDENTTLRAQIIELQNELRARIGNNSVNLCSLGVPHPIGRSYTTNLATHPTLHRGLRSTSSSRGHQHHHVPGIEATQLLLQALRIPYLDSFTSAFHQHPKKKAAAAEAHRETEKNEIQVSQLTGYNKSVLGDNSSPVNTNKLLTLLVQTY, translated from the exons ATGGTGGCTGATGCGCAGAGCTCAAATTCAATGGCTGGCAGCTCAAGTTCTGCTGCCGAAAAGCACGTTGACAGGTTGGTCTTTAGTTACTTATCTTCTTCGATACATTTTCATTTGCTTAGCTACATGAGTTACCTAGC TCTCCTAGTTCACCTCTTCATGAATT GTGACCAGTTGAATGACCTTTTTGTTGAGCTCAGCAGTATGTTAG ATCATGATCGACAAAATAGTGGAAAAGCTACAGTATTGGGTGATGCTGCACGAGTACTGCGAGATTTAATTACTCAAGTTGAATCTCTTAGAAAGGAGCAATCTACTCTTCTAACTGAGCACCAATAT GTCAGTTCAGAGAAGACCAAGCTGCAAGATGAGAATACTACACTCAGAGCCCAAATAATAGAACTGCAGAACGAGCTTCGTGCAAGGATCGGAAACAATAGCGTGAATCTATGCAGCCTTGGGGTGCCACATCCCATAGGGAGAAGCTACACTACTAATTTAGCAACCCATCCAAC GTTGCATCGCGGCCTCAGGAGCACCAGCTCTTCCCGGGGACATCAGCATCATCATGTTCCCGGCATAGAAGCAACCCAGTTACTTCTTCAAGCCTTGCGGATTCCTTACCTGGACAGCTTCACCTCAGCCTTCCACCAACATCCCAAGAAGAAagcagcggcggcggaggcgcaCCGGGAAACAGAAAAGAACGAAATACAGGTTAGCCAATTGACGGGTTACAACAAATCAGTTCTTGGTGATAACAGCTCTCCTGTAAATACCAACAAGCTACTCACCTTACTGGTCCAAACCTACTAG